A window of the Verrucomicrobiia bacterium genome harbors these coding sequences:
- a CDS encoding DUF1592 domain-containing protein: MLTLLVPGFPAGASPDVPGESVSFAGKIRPLLAEYCFDCHGDGMNRGQVAFDAFGSDEELLGQRELWLAVLRNVRAGLMPPANRPQPNPEEKDTLAHWIKHSVFDIDPRNPDPGRVTLRRLNRTEYRNTIRDLMGFDFKVEEELPPDDTGYGFDNIGDVLALSPLLLEKYMQAAEAIVGSAVPRVPWVVAETRIPGNRFRGEGNRSADRLSFYDAAEMTHVFHAPIGGTYRLTLELQVLGRFDFDPGICRVTFADNEPLFEREFGWQNGTRFSFEFIRTWEAGEHPLTLTLSPLTPVSERRNSLDLRMISTRVEGPLERDHWVRPDGFERFFTEDPPGPSDLPEVQRARAEGVLRRFATRAYRRPVDDLTVERLVSIAEATYRLPDKRFEDGIAQAMVPILASPRFLFRVEPSEPATVAPPDPPAHPPAHPPAHPYVDEFALASRLSYFLWSTMPDEELFELAARGELRSQFRPQIERMLKDPRSEALIENFVGQWLQARDVEGIDINARVVLARDSGEERDMERRRMRIRELLALPEDQRTDEQREELRELFQRGRRGNNAPNIELDGELRRALRRESELSFAHVVREDRSVLELLDADYTFLNERLARQYGLSDLGVEGSEMRKVSLPKASPRGGILTQGTTLIVTSNPTRTSPVKRGLFILENILGTPPPPPPADVPDLEEAEKEFADRQPTLRETLEIHRANPLCNSCHNRMDPLGLALENFNALGMWRESERRQPIDAAGRLITGQTFNDVRELKRTLVQDHARDFYHCLTEKLLTYALGRGLQDYDVESVDRIVHALETEGGRFSALLMGIVESAPFQRRRALPNPGRDGGARTAFRPTEPPVAPATQTELPERFATKTHLTP; encoded by the coding sequence ATGCTCACACTCCTGGTTCCGGGATTCCCGGCGGGTGCCTCTCCCGATGTCCCCGGCGAGTCGGTGTCCTTTGCCGGGAAGATCCGGCCGCTGCTGGCCGAATACTGCTTCGATTGTCATGGCGACGGCATGAACCGCGGGCAGGTCGCCTTCGACGCCTTCGGCAGCGACGAGGAACTCCTGGGGCAACGGGAACTCTGGCTCGCCGTCCTTCGCAATGTTCGCGCCGGGCTGATGCCCCCCGCCAACAGACCGCAACCCAACCCCGAGGAAAAGGACACCCTCGCCCACTGGATCAAGCACTCCGTTTTCGACATCGATCCCCGGAATCCCGATCCAGGCCGTGTCACCCTCCGCCGCCTCAACCGCACCGAATACCGGAACACCATCCGCGACCTCATGGGATTCGATTTCAAGGTCGAGGAGGAACTCCCGCCGGACGATACCGGGTACGGCTTCGACAACATCGGCGATGTCCTCGCCCTATCCCCTCTGCTGCTCGAGAAATACATGCAGGCGGCCGAGGCCATCGTCGGATCCGCCGTCCCGCGTGTCCCGTGGGTGGTCGCCGAAACGCGGATCCCGGGGAACCGGTTTCGCGGCGAGGGAAACCGGTCCGCCGACCGGCTCTCCTTCTACGATGCCGCCGAGATGACCCATGTCTTCCATGCACCGATCGGCGGCACCTACCGGTTGACCCTCGAACTCCAGGTCTTGGGCCGGTTCGATTTCGATCCGGGCATCTGCCGGGTGACCTTCGCCGACAACGAACCGCTCTTCGAACGCGAGTTCGGCTGGCAGAACGGCACCCGTTTCTCATTCGAGTTCATCCGAACCTGGGAGGCAGGCGAACATCCCCTCACCCTCACCCTTTCGCCGCTCACCCCGGTCTCGGAGCGACGCAATTCCCTCGACCTCCGCATGATTTCGACCCGTGTCGAAGGCCCGCTCGAACGAGACCACTGGGTGCGTCCGGATGGCTTCGAACGCTTCTTCACCGAGGACCCTCCCGGACCCTCGGATTTGCCGGAGGTCCAACGGGCACGCGCCGAGGGTGTCTTGCGCCGTTTCGCCACCCGCGCCTATCGCCGTCCCGTGGACGACCTCACCGTCGAGCGCCTCGTTTCCATTGCCGAGGCGACCTACCGCCTGCCCGACAAACGATTCGAGGACGGCATCGCCCAGGCCATGGTTCCGATCCTCGCCTCTCCCCGTTTCCTGTTCCGCGTCGAGCCATCCGAACCCGCCACGGTCGCTCCCCCGGATCCGCCCGCGCATCCGCCCGCGCATCCGCCCGCGCATCCGTATGTCGATGAATTTGCCCTCGCCTCGCGGCTCTCGTACTTCCTGTGGTCCACCATGCCGGATGAGGAACTGTTCGAACTCGCCGCGCGCGGCGAGTTGCGAAGCCAGTTCCGCCCGCAGATTGAACGGATGCTGAAGGACCCGCGATCCGAGGCGCTCATCGAGAATTTCGTCGGCCAATGGCTCCAGGCGCGCGATGTCGAAGGCATCGACATTAATGCCCGCGTCGTCCTGGCCCGCGATTCCGGCGAGGAACGCGACATGGAACGTCGCCGCATGCGGATTCGCGAGTTGCTGGCACTCCCCGAGGACCAGCGCACCGACGAACAGCGCGAGGAACTCCGCGAACTCTTTCAACGCGGGCGCCGCGGAAACAACGCGCCGAACATCGAACTCGATGGCGAACTGCGCCGTGCCCTCCGCCGCGAAAGCGAACTCTCCTTTGCCCACGTCGTCCGGGAGGATCGCAGCGTCCTCGAACTGCTCGATGCCGATTACACCTTCCTCAACGAGCGCCTGGCCCGCCAATACGGCCTCTCCGACCTCGGCGTCGAAGGATCGGAGATGCGCAAGGTGTCCCTCCCCAAGGCCAGCCCGCGGGGCGGCATCCTCACGCAGGGAACCACCCTCATCGTCACCTCGAATCCGACCCGAACCTCGCCCGTGAAGCGCGGTCTTTTCATTCTCGAGAACATCCTGGGCACCCCCCCGCCCCCGCCTCCCGCGGACGTCCCCGACCTCGAAGAGGCCGAGAAGGAGTTTGCCGACCGCCAACCCACCCTCCGCGAGACCCTCGAAATCCATCGGGCCAATCCCCTCTGCAATTCCTGTCACAACCGCATGGATCCCCTGGGTCTCGCCCTCGAAAACTTCAACGCACTCGGCATGTGGCGCGAGTCCGAACGCCGCCAGCCGATCGACGCCGCCGGTCGCCTCATCACCGGCCAGACCTTCAACGACGTTCGCGAACTCAAGCGGACCCTGGTCCAGGATCACGCCCGCGATTTCTACCACTGCCTCACCGAGAAGCTCCTGACCTACGCCCTCGGTCGCGGCCTTCAGGACTACGATGTCGAGAGCGTCGATCGCATCGTCCACGCCCTCGAAACCGAAGGCGGCAGGTTCTCCGCCCTCCTCATGGGCATCGTCGAGTCCGCGCCCTTCCAGAGACGGCGCGCCCTTCCCAACCCGGGGCGCGATGGCGGCGCGCGGACCGCCTTCCGTCCGACCGAACCGCCAGTCGCACCCGCGACCCAGACCGAGCTCCCTGAACGATTCGCCACCAAGACACACCTCACGCCATGA
- a CDS encoding DUF5615 family PIN-like protein yields MRFLLDANMPRSAAVMLRQHGHEAFDVRDIGLGGADDTRIAAHAKANGLVLVTRDFDFSDIRNYPPAGFAGIIVLQLPDDAVAAAVVKVLETFLFQSQLLAGVVGRLAIVESWRVRFRPALFPDNS; encoded by the coding sequence GTGCGCTTCCTGCTTGACGCCAATATGCCGCGTTCCGCGGCGGTCATGCTGCGTCAGCACGGGCACGAGGCGTTCGACGTACGTGACATCGGGCTGGGCGGTGCGGACGACACCCGGATCGCCGCCCACGCCAAAGCCAACGGGCTGGTTCTTGTCACGCGCGACTTCGATTTCTCGGACATCAGGAACTACCCGCCGGCCGGGTTCGCCGGGATCATCGTGCTCCAACTGCCCGACGACGCCGTCGCGGCGGCGGTGGTGAAGGTGCTGGAGACGTTTCTGTTCCAGTCTCAGCTGCTCGCCGGGGTCGTGGGCCGACTGGCCATCGTGGAGTCGTGGCGGGTGAGGTTCCGCCCGGCCCTTTTTCCGGACAATTCATGA
- a CDS encoding DUF488 domain-containing protein, with protein MVFERQRRLLALVDALGGAVPALDFQKLLFLYTREEESEPSYDFVPYRFGGFSFTSYADKRRLIELGLLGNEERQWTLTETGKVLAKQFGPERLRMDAFAHRRSGLRGDALVAEVYRRFPYYATRSEISERVLAGDAPALKEIAKAGRGEERAYPPALYTIGYEGRSLEEYLNRLIRAGVTLLCDVRRNPLSRKYGFSKGTLARTCEGVGLRYEHLPELGIASDRRRELKSQADYDALFADYEREDLPGQGAALARIAGWVKDGGHRVALTCFEHAPEQCHRRCIAKALERSFGRTLAPSHL; from the coding sequence ATGGTTTTTGAACGGCAGCGCCGACTCCTGGCACTTGTGGATGCTTTGGGGGGAGCCGTGCCGGCGTTGGACTTTCAGAAGTTGCTCTTCTTGTACACCCGCGAGGAGGAATCCGAGCCTTCCTACGATTTCGTCCCGTACCGGTTTGGCGGGTTTTCCTTCACCTCATACGCCGACAAGCGGCGGCTGATCGAACTCGGGCTGTTAGGCAATGAGGAACGGCAGTGGACCCTGACCGAGACCGGCAAAGTGTTGGCGAAGCAGTTCGGGCCGGAGCGATTGCGCATGGATGCCTTTGCGCACCGTCGATCGGGCCTACGCGGAGACGCGCTTGTCGCCGAGGTCTATCGGCGATTTCCCTACTACGCCACCCGGAGCGAAATCTCGGAGCGGGTCCTAGCAGGGGACGCCCCGGCATTGAAGGAGATTGCCAAGGCAGGGAGAGGGGAAGAGCGGGCTTACCCCCCTGCGCTGTACACGATCGGCTACGAAGGACGGAGTCTCGAAGAGTACTTGAATCGCCTGATCCGCGCTGGCGTGACACTTCTTTGCGATGTCCGGCGCAATCCCCTGAGCCGGAAATACGGTTTCTCGAAGGGCACGCTCGCGAGAACCTGCGAAGGCGTGGGTCTGCGCTACGAGCACCTACCGGAACTCGGAATCGCCTCCGATCGGCGGCGCGAGCTGAAGAGCCAGGCGGACTACGACGCGCTTTTTGCCGATTACGAGCGTGAGGATCTTCCCGGGCAGGGAGCGGCCCTGGCCCGGATCGCGGGCTGGGTGAAGGACGGAGGGCATCGTGTCGCCCTGACCTGCTTCGAACATGCTCCCGAGCAATGCCACCGCCGTTGCATTGCGAAGGCGCTTGAGCGGAGCTTCGGACGGACCCTCGCACCCTCCCATCTTTGA
- a CDS encoding tetratricopeptide repeat protein: protein MRTLILVGILFGAVVPGRAAEPLDQAFQSALVAKEVRRDLNAAVRGYEAVIAQVDAQRAIAATAVFRLAECFRKLGRNDEAASQYRRVLRDFPAEATLVRLSRENLLALGVAPPTEGEIATTRSLRARS from the coding sequence GTGAGAACCCTCATCCTGGTCGGAATCCTGTTCGGGGCGGTGGTGCCGGGTCGGGCGGCGGAACCGCTCGATCAGGCCTTTCAATCGGCGCTGGTCGCGAAAGAGGTGCGGCGCGATCTGAACGCCGCGGTACGGGGCTATGAGGCGGTAATTGCCCAGGTCGATGCCCAGCGTGCGATCGCGGCGACGGCGGTGTTCCGGTTGGCGGAATGCTTCCGCAAGCTGGGACGCAACGACGAGGCGGCGTCGCAGTATCGGCGGGTGTTACGCGACTTCCCCGCCGAGGCCACCCTGGTGCGGTTGAGCCGGGAGAACCTGCTGGCGCTGGGAGTGGCGCCACCTACGGAGGGGGAGATCGCAACAACCCGCAGTCTCCGCGCACGGTCCTGA
- a CDS encoding sigma-70 family RNA polymerase sigma factor, which yields MSCPGPAPPAPGREVPADTPPDSAGRRFPVTHWTVVLAAAAGEGTKSQEALASLCAAYWHPLYAFIRRQGSGPHDAEDLTQEFFRQFLGRNALARVQPAAGRFRSFLLACLKHFLANERERSRAQRRGGGRAPVPLEAGEAETRYQLEPADPLTPEALFERRWALAVLERTLKELRRECYPGPKRWSFDELEGFLPGGRPGLSRAELAARHGVSVGAVDVAVHRLRQRFGTLLREQVARTVSSEAEVGEELRHLIAVLGS from the coding sequence ATGTCCTGCCCCGGCCCCGCCCCGCCGGCTCCCGGCCGTGAAGTGCCGGCGGACACGCCTCCCGACTCGGCCGGCCGGCGATTTCCGGTCACCCACTGGACGGTCGTGCTGGCGGCCGCGGCCGGCGAGGGGACGAAGTCCCAGGAGGCGCTGGCCAGCCTGTGCGCGGCCTACTGGCATCCCCTGTATGCCTTCATCCGGCGGCAGGGCTCGGGTCCGCACGACGCCGAGGATCTCACGCAGGAGTTCTTCCGCCAGTTTCTGGGGCGGAACGCCCTGGCCCGCGTGCAGCCGGCGGCGGGCCGGTTTCGTTCCTTCCTCCTCGCCTGCCTCAAGCACTTTCTCGCCAACGAACGCGAACGGTCCCGGGCGCAGCGCCGGGGCGGCGGCCGGGCGCCGGTGCCGCTCGAGGCCGGCGAGGCCGAGACCCGGTATCAGCTTGAACCTGCCGACCCGCTGACGCCCGAAGCCCTGTTCGAGCGCCGCTGGGCCCTCGCCGTGCTCGAACGCACGCTGAAGGAGCTGCGCCGGGAATGCTACCCCGGCCCGAAGCGGTGGTCGTTCGACGAGCTGGAGGGCTTCCTGCCCGGGGGACGGCCGGGGCTGTCGCGGGCGGAGCTGGCCGCCCGGCACGGCGTGAGCGTGGGAGCGGTGGACGTGGCGGTCCACCGCCTGCGCCAGCGCTTCGGCACGCTGTTGCGGGAGCAGGTCGCCCGGACGGTCTCCTCGGAAGCGGAGGTCGGGGAGGAACTCCGGCACCTCATCGCGGTGCTGGGTTCGTGA
- a CDS encoding DUF433 domain-containing protein, whose protein sequence is MNDRIVIDPKVCHGKPVIRGTRTPVALIVGSLAGGMGFDEVACEYGLTVADIRAALKFAGELVEKEQYHPLPA, encoded by the coding sequence ATGAACGACCGAATCGTCATCGACCCCAAGGTCTGCCACGGCAAGCCCGTGATCCGAGGCACTCGAACGCCGGTCGCCCTGATCGTCGGCAGCTTGGCTGGCGGCATGGGCTTCGACGAGGTCGCCTGTGAATACGGTCTGACCGTGGCCGACATCCGCGCGGCACTGAAGTTCGCCGGAGAGTTGGTCGAAAAGGAACAGTACCACCCGCTGCCGGCCTGA
- a CDS encoding protein kinase translates to MMPSPPAPCAVCGAALAPDTPEGLCPACLLARGLDLLADPPGAIVSEAAALTRIAGPAASFTGARLRYFGDYELLEEIARGGMGVVFKARQVSLNRLVALKLISASALATPELVKRFKAEAEAAASLSHPHIVPIHEIGEHGGQHYFSMGLVEGPNLREAISNLRSQTSSPQRAARLLVTLARAVHYAHQRGVLHRDIKPGNVLLDAQGAPHLADFGLAKLVEKDSTLTHTHAVMGTPAYMAPEQARGGTKDVTTAADVYGLGAVLYETLTGTPPFAGGTSVETLRQVLEQEPRRPSVFNPAVDRDLETICLKCLEKETGRRYASAEALAEDLERWLRHEPIRARPITTPERVKKWVRRRPAVAALGALSMAALVTLAVGSTIAAWRIRQGREELRQNLYASEMGQAFGALESGDVRRVREVLDAQPWDLRGFEWRYLWGQSRTQEVATFVLRSDSYGCAVSQDGRYVAAADKFEVSLWDLGSRRQVASLAIPDESPLADDMAFDPQGKILAVPVTDLGIRLWNLETMKPMAPVLPFTPRFAHGLAFSPDGRWLAIAAGQRYGDGIPGEVRIWDTSNWQLRLTLAGVRDWLTRVKFSPDGKWVAASGSGGFVKVWEAATGREVFELPGLSGIVFGLCFSPDGQAMAAGDSWGMIRLWEVGSWEERQTWHGHDRLIHRLAFSPDGQQLASCSIDRTIKLWDTRNGDLLNALRGHAQRVTSISFVPNTSLLASSSLDGTIKLWDTMPPRERTVLRGHKALWDVHLEYSPAGRWLGVTTNVPGTDPLVYRTAILDASTRQQIMTVDGHPFKFAPNGLLATAVANTSLAVWKVEATGAVEQVRVEAPSKLSASYAFSADSTLLAARCAGGVVVIWTLDAPTSPRTIQRPRLQDNTRMLFTKEGSTLVIGPDADGMLECLDAHTLYRIGEMRVGPGANSEALALSPDGRFVLAIGPGGVAQLWDLSSSRKLKEFRDPVGWLGPLAFSPDGKTLAGGDVDGNLRFWNVASGNVIATLPAHVASCRAISFSPDGRWMATAEVVDRIRLWPAPAFPEIEGGSAAMEQR, encoded by the coding sequence ATGATGCCCTCCCCTCCCGCCCCCTGCGCCGTTTGTGGCGCAGCCCTGGCGCCGGACACGCCCGAGGGGCTGTGCCCCGCCTGCCTGCTCGCGCGCGGGCTGGATCTGCTCGCCGACCCGCCGGGTGCCATCGTCTCCGAGGCCGCCGCGCTGACCCGGATTGCCGGCCCGGCCGCGTCTTTCACCGGCGCGCGCCTCCGCTACTTTGGCGACTATGAGCTGCTGGAGGAGATCGCCCGCGGCGGGATGGGCGTGGTCTTCAAGGCCCGCCAGGTCAGCCTCAACCGGCTGGTGGCGCTCAAGCTGATCAGCGCGAGCGCGCTTGCCACTCCGGAGCTGGTCAAGCGCTTCAAGGCCGAGGCCGAGGCTGCCGCCAGCCTGTCCCACCCGCACATCGTGCCCATCCACGAGATCGGCGAGCACGGGGGACAGCACTACTTCAGCATGGGGCTGGTCGAGGGACCGAACCTGCGCGAAGCGATCTCGAACCTTCGATCGCAAACCTCAAGTCCTCAGAGAGCCGCCCGTCTGCTCGTCACTCTGGCCCGCGCGGTGCACTACGCCCACCAGCGCGGCGTGCTCCACCGCGACATCAAGCCGGGCAACGTCCTGCTCGACGCCCAAGGCGCGCCGCACCTCGCGGACTTCGGCCTGGCCAAGCTGGTCGAGAAGGACAGCACGCTCACCCACACCCACGCCGTCATGGGCACGCCGGCCTACATGGCCCCGGAACAGGCCCGTGGCGGGACCAAGGACGTGACCACCGCCGCCGACGTGTACGGGCTGGGGGCGGTGCTCTACGAGACGCTCACGGGGACGCCGCCCTTTGCCGGCGGCACCTCGGTGGAGACGCTGCGGCAGGTGCTCGAGCAGGAGCCGCGGCGGCCCTCGGTCTTCAACCCGGCGGTGGACCGCGACCTGGAGACGATCTGCCTCAAGTGCCTGGAGAAAGAAACGGGACGCCGCTACGCCTCCGCCGAGGCGCTGGCGGAGGACCTTGAACGCTGGCTCCGACACGAACCGATCCGCGCCCGGCCGATCACCACGCCGGAGCGGGTGAAGAAATGGGTCCGCCGCCGCCCGGCCGTCGCCGCGCTGGGCGCGCTCTCCATGGCGGCGCTCGTGACCCTGGCCGTCGGCTCGACCATCGCCGCCTGGCGCATCCGGCAGGGCCGCGAAGAACTGCGGCAGAACCTGTACGCCTCCGAGATGGGCCAGGCGTTTGGCGCCCTGGAGTCCGGAGACGTGAGGCGGGTCCGCGAGGTGCTGGACGCGCAGCCATGGGACCTGCGCGGATTTGAGTGGCGTTACCTCTGGGGCCAGTCGCGGACGCAGGAAGTGGCCACGTTTGTTTTGCGATCAGACAGCTATGGGTGTGCCGTTTCGCAGGATGGCCGCTACGTGGCGGCGGCGGACAAATTCGAGGTCTCTCTCTGGGATCTGGGGAGCCGCCGTCAGGTTGCCAGCCTAGCGATTCCTGATGAGAGTCCTCTGGCTGATGACATGGCCTTTGATCCTCAGGGCAAGATTCTCGCGGTCCCTGTGACCGACTTGGGCATCCGCCTGTGGAATCTCGAGACCATGAAGCCGATGGCGCCAGTCTTGCCATTCACGCCGCGATTCGCACACGGGTTGGCCTTTTCACCGGATGGACGATGGCTCGCGATCGCCGCGGGGCAGCGGTACGGCGACGGCATCCCCGGCGAGGTCAGGATTTGGGATACGTCCAACTGGCAGCTCCGCTTGACCTTGGCGGGCGTGCGTGACTGGCTGACCCGCGTGAAGTTCTCTCCCGATGGGAAATGGGTGGCGGCCAGCGGCAGCGGCGGGTTTGTGAAAGTCTGGGAGGCAGCCACCGGACGGGAGGTGTTCGAGCTGCCAGGATTGAGCGGCATCGTGTTCGGCCTCTGCTTCTCGCCGGATGGCCAAGCCATGGCCGCCGGCGACTCATGGGGCATGATTCGCCTCTGGGAGGTTGGTTCGTGGGAGGAGCGCCAGACGTGGCACGGACATGACAGGCTGATCCATCGCCTCGCGTTCTCTCCCGATGGCCAGCAGCTTGCCTCCTGTTCCATTGATCGGACCATCAAACTGTGGGATACCCGCAACGGAGACTTGCTGAATGCCCTGCGTGGACATGCGCAGCGCGTCACCAGCATCAGCTTCGTGCCCAACACCTCGTTGCTGGCCTCTTCCAGCCTGGATGGAACGATCAAACTTTGGGACACAATGCCTCCGCGCGAGCGTACCGTTCTCAGGGGCCACAAGGCGCTTTGGGACGTACACCTTGAGTACTCCCCCGCTGGACGGTGGCTGGGGGTGACAACCAACGTTCCCGGAACTGATCCGCTCGTGTATCGGACCGCCATACTGGACGCTTCGACGCGCCAGCAAATCATGACCGTGGACGGGCACCCGTTTAAGTTCGCTCCCAATGGCCTGCTGGCGACAGCGGTGGCGAATACCTCGTTGGCAGTATGGAAGGTCGAGGCGACCGGCGCGGTGGAACAGGTGAGGGTGGAGGCCCCCTCCAAACTGTCCGCTTCGTACGCCTTTAGCGCGGACTCCACGCTCTTAGCCGCGCGCTGCGCAGGGGGTGTTGTTGTGATCTGGACACTGGATGCGCCCACCAGCCCAAGGACGATTCAACGCCCCCGTTTGCAGGACAACACCCGTATGCTGTTTACCAAGGAGGGTTCAACGTTGGTCATCGGACCCGACGCCGACGGGATGTTGGAATGCCTGGACGCACACACTCTTTATCGCATCGGGGAAATGCGCGTCGGTCCTGGAGCGAACTCGGAGGCCCTTGCTCTGTCTCCCGATGGGCGCTTTGTCCTTGCGATAGGGCCGGGCGGGGTCGCACAGCTTTGGGATTTGTCTTCGAGCAGGAAACTAAAGGAATTTCGTGATCCTGTGGGATGGCTGGGGCCGCTGGCATTCTCACCAGACGGAAAAACGCTGGCCGGAGGTGATGTGGATGGCAACCTGCGCTTTTGGAACGTCGCTTCGGGCAACGTCATCGCCACGCTGCCCGCGCATGTCGCTTCGTGCCGTGCGATTTCGTTTTCACCGGACGGACGCTGGATGGCGACGGCCGAGGTGGTGGATCGGATCCGGCTGTGGCCGGCACCGGCTTTTCCAGAGATCGAGGGCGGTTCCGCGGCGATGGAGCAGCGGTGA
- a CDS encoding sigma-70 family RNA polymerase sigma factor, which produces MNQAGQGGGLSRPGGDASPAFATTHWSVVLAARELGDAEQAHTALCRLCEDYWYPLYAYVRRRGHAHEDAADLTQAFFARFLDHGFIHDVTPGVGRFRSFLLSAIKHFLANEWDRARALKRGGGETPVSLDDEEARRRYALEPADPVTPETLYERRWALAVLEQVLARLRAEFDAREKGGLFDRLKVFLTADQPEGAYAATATAAGLSEGAVKVAVHRLRRRYGELLRAQIAGTVADPADVGAEVRHFIAMLGR; this is translated from the coding sequence ATGAATCAGGCCGGGCAGGGCGGGGGGCTGTCCCGACCTGGGGGCGACGCCTCTCCGGCGTTCGCCACGACGCACTGGAGCGTCGTGCTGGCAGCCCGAGAGTTGGGCGATGCCGAGCAGGCGCACACGGCGCTCTGCCGGCTGTGCGAGGATTACTGGTATCCGCTGTATGCCTACGTCCGACGCCGCGGACACGCACACGAAGACGCCGCGGATCTCACGCAGGCGTTCTTCGCGCGCTTCCTCGATCACGGCTTCATCCACGACGTGACCCCGGGCGTCGGCCGCTTCCGCTCGTTCCTGCTGTCAGCCATCAAGCATTTCCTCGCCAACGAATGGGACCGCGCGCGGGCGCTGAAGCGGGGCGGGGGCGAAACTCCGGTGTCCCTCGATGACGAGGAGGCCCGGCGGCGCTACGCCCTCGAGCCGGCGGATCCCGTCACGCCCGAGACGCTGTACGAGCGCCGGTGGGCGCTGGCTGTGCTGGAACAGGTGCTGGCACGGTTGCGGGCGGAATTCGACGCGCGCGAGAAGGGCGGGCTGTTCGACCGCCTCAAAGTTTTCCTCACCGCCGACCAGCCGGAGGGCGCCTACGCCGCCACGGCCACCGCCGCGGGCCTGAGCGAGGGTGCGGTGAAGGTGGCCGTGCACCGGTTGCGGCGGCGCTACGGCGAACTGCTCCGCGCGCAGATCGCCGGGACCGTCGCCGACCCCGCGGACGTCGGGGCGGAGGTGCGGCATTTCATCGCCATGCTGGGGAGGTGA
- a CDS encoding DUF1552 domain-containing protein, which produces MNPTPRNFTRAPHILRSRVNRRIFLRGLGATVALPALESLMPSRALAAAAPGSMATTAQGAPLRLGFVYFPNGAIQSDWWPHGEGREFELNRTMESLGPVKHQLQILGGLDHFNANPGPDGAGDHARASGTFLTGVRVRKTAGSDIRAGISIDQEIAGRIGHLTRFPSLELTCDAVRKSGSCDSGYSCAYQYNLAWRSPNTPVAPEPNPRLLFERLFGTGSPGERSEALQRRQTLQRSILDFVLDDARALQRDLSYRDREKLDEYLVSVRDIEQRIERAENLGPTPDPALPTPDGIPNDFAEYIQVMFDMMILSFQTDSTRIGTFLLANEGSNRAFPEIDIAEGHHYLTHHQNNEDKIRKVGEIDRWYVAQLARFLERMERTKDIDGRSLLDNSMIVYGSGNADGNRHTHTNLPVILAGGGGGALTPGRYARFNDVPMSNLLLSLADRMGATDIERLGDSTGRLQGV; this is translated from the coding sequence ATGAATCCGACGCCTCGAAACTTCACCCGCGCCCCTCACATCCTTCGCTCCCGCGTGAACCGCCGCATCTTCCTTCGCGGCCTCGGCGCCACCGTCGCGTTGCCCGCCCTCGAATCGTTGATGCCTTCCCGCGCCCTCGCCGCCGCCGCCCCCGGCTCGATGGCGACCACCGCGCAAGGCGCACCGCTCCGACTTGGTTTCGTGTACTTCCCGAACGGGGCCATCCAATCGGACTGGTGGCCTCACGGCGAAGGGCGCGAGTTCGAACTGAACCGCACCATGGAATCCCTGGGCCCGGTGAAACACCAGCTCCAGATCCTTGGCGGACTCGACCATTTCAATGCCAACCCCGGGCCCGACGGCGCCGGCGATCACGCCCGCGCGAGCGGGACGTTCCTCACCGGGGTGCGCGTCAGGAAGACCGCCGGGTCCGACATCCGCGCCGGGATCTCGATCGACCAGGAGATCGCCGGGCGAATCGGGCATCTCACCCGCTTTCCGTCGCTCGAATTGACCTGCGACGCCGTTCGCAAATCGGGGAGCTGCGACTCCGGCTACTCCTGCGCCTACCAGTACAATCTCGCGTGGCGCTCGCCGAACACACCGGTCGCGCCCGAACCGAATCCCCGCCTCCTCTTCGAACGCCTGTTCGGCACCGGATCGCCGGGCGAACGCTCCGAGGCCCTGCAACGGCGCCAGACCCTCCAACGTTCCATCCTCGACTTCGTCCTCGACGACGCCCGCGCGCTCCAGCGCGACCTCTCCTACCGCGATCGCGAAAAGCTCGACGAATACCTCGTCAGCGTCCGCGACATCGAGCAACGCATCGAACGCGCCGAAAACCTCGGGCCCACCCCGGACCCCGCCCTGCCGACGCCCGACGGAATCCCGAACGATTTCGCCGAGTACATCCAGGTGATGTTCGACATGATGATCCTTTCGTTTCAGACCGATTCCACGCGCATCGGCACCTTCCTCCTGGCAAACGAAGGCAGCAATCGCGCCTTCCCCGAGATCGACATTGCCGAAGGCCACCACTACCTCACCCATCACCAGAACAACGAGGACAAGATCCGGAAGGTGGGCGAGATCGACCGCTGGTACGTCGCGCAGCTCGCCAGGTTCCTCGAAAGGATGGAACGAACGAAGGACATCGACGGACGGTCGCTCCTCGACAATTCCATGATCGTTTACGGGAGCGGCAACGCCGACGGCAACCGCCACACCCACACCAATCTCCCTGTGATCCTCGCCGGGGGCGGAGGCGGCGCCCTGACCCCTGGACGCTATGCGAGGTTCAACGACGTCCCCATGAGCAATCTCCTCCTGAGCCTCGCCGATCGCATGGGGGCCACCGATATCGAGCGCCTCGGCGATTCCACCGGACGACTCCAGGGGGTGTAG